The Corynebacterium callunae DSM 20147 genomic sequence GAGTAGTCTCTATCAAGGAGTTAAAGGTTTGGGAATTCCCTTAGACCCTTGCACGGTGAACCTAGTTTCATCCCTGCCGACACCATAAAAAAGCCAAGCTCCATAAATTATGAGGACCAAGATTGCCGGTATAAGTAGGTCAATACTTTCTGCTGGTGGACTGAACTCTGCCATGACGTTGTAGAGAATGTGGATCACAATTACCGCATGTAGGCTGCCAGTTTTAAGTACTACCGCGGTAAAGAGCAGTCCAACTATCATTGCGTTAATAATCTGCAAGGTGGTGTCTGCACTACTTTGCCCAATTAGAAGGCTAGCCGCGTGCCCAAATCCAAAGGTTAAAGCGGTGACAATCACCGCCCAATTTACTTTCCCTTCTGCAGTAAAGCATGGAACAAGAGTCCACGGA encodes the following:
- a CDS encoding CPBP family intramembrane glutamic endopeptidase produces the protein MIVTALTFGFGHAASLLIGQSSADTTLQIINAMIVGLLFTAVVLKTGSLHAVIVIHILYNVMAEFSPPAESIDLLIPAILVLIIYGAWLFYGVGRDETRFTVQGSKGIPKPLTP